The window CGCACCTGATTTCCTATCTGAATGACCTGATGCTGCGCGGACATCAGATGTTGTATCGTCGTCCCAGTCATTTCTGGCTGAGTTTTCTGGGATTTATCCGCTATGACTTTCCCCAGGCGGTGCGCGCCAACCAACAATATGTCTGGTTGGCCAGCGCCCTGTTGTACCTGCCGTTCATCGTGCTGATCATCGCCATCAAACTGCAGCCGGATCTGGTGAATCTGGTGCTGGACCCGCACGACGTCGCTTCCTACGAGGCGATGTACGACCCCACCTCGGAACGCTTGGGTCGGCCGCGAGAAGCGTCTACCGATGTGCAGATGTTCGGGTTTTACATCTATAACAACATCGGTATCGCGTTCCGCACTTTCGCCACGGGCATTCTGTATACCCTGGGCAGCCTGTTCTTTTTGATTTACAACGGTATTCATATGGGCGCCGTCGCCGGACACCTGACGGAGATCGGCTATACCGAGCCGTTCTGGACCTTCGTTATCGCCCATGGCGCTTTTGAGCTCACGGCGATTGTGTTTTCCGGAGCGGCGGGCATTAAGCTGGGTTTCTCACTGTTATCTCCCGGCAATCTCTCTCGCCTGGAATCTCTGAAGCGGTCGGCGAAGGCCTGCACGCCCATCCTGTTTGGCATGGCGGGCATGCTATTGATCGCCGCTTTTATTGAAGCGTTCTGGTCGTCGGATCACACCATGCCGGCGACAGTGAAATATTCCGTTGGCGCTGTCATGTGGGCGTTGGTGACCTGTTATTTTGTGTTCAGCGGGAGGGTGCGTGAACCCCGCTAATATCAATTTCCGTTTACGCCCCCGGGACCACTACGAAGCGGTGGACCTGGGCTGTCAGTTTGTGCGTCGCTGGTGGAAGCAACTCTACGCAGTATGGCTGTTGACGATGACGCCGGTGGCGGCGTTGTGCTGGCTGCTGATTGACGATATTAACTACGTCAGTATCGCTGTGTGGTGGGTGAAGCCGCTGTTTGAGCGTGGGCAACTGTATTTTCTGAGTCGCGCAGTGTTTGGCGCGCCTCCGACGATTAAAGAAACCCTGCGGCAAACGCCGAAACTGATGTTTCTGCAATGTTTCGCCACGCTGACCTGGCGGCGTTTCAGTCCGACCCGTTCCTTTGACTTGCCGGTTATTCAGTTGGAAGGCTTAAAAGGCAAGAGCCGGCAGCAACGTATGACAGTGCTGCATCGTGATAATGCGGCGTCCGTCAGCTTTTGGGTCACCATCGTCGGCGTGCATCTGGAGAACTTTCTGATGCTCGCCGCTATCGGGCTGGTTGTCATGTTTATTCCGCAAGGCGTGCAGCTGGAGTGGGAGACCGTTTTTGAGGCTGCGCCGCTGTACACCACTTGTTACTTCGTCGGCATGGCCTTAGTTGGTCCTGTCTACGCCGCCAGTGGTTTCTCTTTGTACCTGAATCGCCGCATTACGCTGGAAGGCTGGGATCTTGAGCTGATTTTCCGTCAGCTGGGGCAGCGACTGGATGATAGTCGGGGATCGGTTCATTCCGGCGACGGCGGGGCTGCGCGCCGGGTGACTCAGGCGATGTGTCTGGTCCTGGCGTTGGGCGCCCTGGCGCTTCCTCCCTCTGGTTCCGTTCGGGCGGAGACGGCGACGGAACAGACCGAAACTGCGGAAAGCCAAAACTGGGACGCGGAAAGATCCGCGCTGACCCCGGACAAGGCGAAAGAAGATATCGAGAAGATCCTGAAAGGATCGGACTTCCGTAATATCGTCAAGAAAGAGGCGCCCAAGTTCTGGAAGGAGTGGGAAGACCGCCAGGAAGAAAAGCGCGAAAAGCAGTTGGATGACTTCACAAGCTCCAACTTTTCCTTTGGCGAATACTTCGCCCAGATCTTCAAATTACTGATCTGGGCGACGCTGATTGGCCTGATTTTATATCTGCTGTATCGCTATCGGGATTCCATCCTGGCGCTGTCTTGGATGCCTCGCATTGAGCGTAAGGAGAAGAGCAAGCCGACCCATGTGTTTGATCTTGATATTCGTGAAGAGTCCCTGCCGCCGCAATTAGCCGACGAGGCCTGGGCGTTGTGGGAACAAGGACGACATCGGGACGCCCTGGGTCTGTTATACCGCGGCGGCCTGTCCCGTTTGGTGCATCGCCATGGTCTGCGTTTGAATCGCGGCGCCACAGAAGGGGATTGCGTGGCGATGGTGAAGCGGCGTCAGGGCGGCGCGCTCAGCGACTATTTCGCGGTTTTGACCCGGGTCTGGCAGCATTTGGCCTACGCCCACGAACTGCCCACTGCCGAGCGTTTTCAGGAGCTGTGCCGGGGCTGGCGCGACGTGTTTGATGTAGAGCGGGAAGGAGGCGAGCATGCAGCGCAGTAATTCCTTCGCCGCGATCGGTATCGCCGTCGCTGTTTTGTTGCTGGTGGGGTTGGGCGTCTATTGGTATCAGGGACTGGAGTGGATCGAGTACGAGCGCGATCTGGGGCCGAATGAGAAAGCCCGCCGGGAGCCTTTTCTGGCGGCGCAGATATTCATTGAAAAACGCGGCTACAAACTGGAGAGCAATCCCAGCTTCCGCGACTTCGATAACCCGGATTTTGCGCTGAAAACGTCGACAGACGACGCCATTGTGCTGGTGGACGCATACGGCTCACTGTCACAAAAGCGGGCGCAAACCCTGTTGGAATGGGTGGAGCGCGGCGGCCATCTGATGGTGACGGCGAAGAATCCCTACCTCAAGGGCATGGAAAAAATCCAGGACCCGGTTTTCGAAGAGTTCGGAGTGGAAGTGGAGCGCAATGGTCAGGGCGA is drawn from Hahella sp. KA22 and contains these coding sequences:
- a CDS encoding stage II sporulation protein M, with protein sequence MKQDVFERQQQHFWSEYAVLLQRLETGDTTGYRNFASSYRRLCQHLSVARHRSYSPHLISYLNDLMLRGHQMLYRRPSHFWLSFLGFIRYDFPQAVRANQQYVWLASALLYLPFIVLIIAIKLQPDLVNLVLDPHDVASYEAMYDPTSERLGRPREASTDVQMFGFYIYNNIGIAFRTFATGILYTLGSLFFLIYNGIHMGAVAGHLTEIGYTEPFWTFVIAHGAFELTAIVFSGAAGIKLGFSLLSPGNLSRLESLKRSAKACTPILFGMAGMLLIAAFIEAFWSSDHTMPATVKYSVGAVMWALVTCYFVFSGRVREPR
- a CDS encoding DUF4129 domain-containing protein; the protein is MNPANINFRLRPRDHYEAVDLGCQFVRRWWKQLYAVWLLTMTPVAALCWLLIDDINYVSIAVWWVKPLFERGQLYFLSRAVFGAPPTIKETLRQTPKLMFLQCFATLTWRRFSPTRSFDLPVIQLEGLKGKSRQQRMTVLHRDNAASVSFWVTIVGVHLENFLMLAAIGLVVMFIPQGVQLEWETVFEAAPLYTTCYFVGMALVGPVYAASGFSLYLNRRITLEGWDLELIFRQLGQRLDDSRGSVHSGDGGAARRVTQAMCLVLALGALALPPSGSVRAETATEQTETAESQNWDAERSALTPDKAKEDIEKILKGSDFRNIVKKEAPKFWKEWEDRQEEKREKQLDDFTSSNFSFGEYFAQIFKLLIWATLIGLILYLLYRYRDSILALSWMPRIERKEKSKPTHVFDLDIREESLPPQLADEAWALWEQGRHRDALGLLYRGGLSRLVHRHGLRLNRGATEGDCVAMVKRRQGGALSDYFAVLTRVWQHLAYAHELPTAERFQELCRGWRDVFDVEREGGEHAAQ